TTTGTTCATGTACACTTCACGGAAGAGTTCTTTGTGCTTTGTAGTTAACTGAGAAGCTCATCCTTTCTCTTGTACCTTAAACTTACTCCCTATAAATGTTGGTCAATTTCTGCCGTTTTGTACTGTGATGGCTGCTTGCAcgtggatttttttttgtgtgtttccaCTTTGTGTACGTGACCGGCGTTACGAAAGCATTGTGTATCCTTGCTGTTGGGTGGTATTTTGCCTCTCACTTTGTACCAATGAAGGGCTATCCACTTGTCTGTAaaagttttttcttgttcttatTACGGTCAGTCAACATGTCTGTACTTTGACAACTCTGTCCCCTTCGATGCGATCtagctcctttttttttaattttgtgaCATTATTAAGTGCAATACATTTAGACTGTGATACGACAAACATAAACGCATCACTGTAGTCACAAGTAACCGTTGCGGCGCACGTCTTTGAGTAATTGATCCGCACGACAGAAGGCGGCACATACCGACAGGAATCACCAACATCTCAACATTGCAAATGCACGACGGAGATGGCAATATTGAACTCATCATTGGCCCCATGTTCGCTGGTAAAACAACAGAACTGATGAGACGTGTCCAGCGACACAAACACGCTCAAAGATCATGTTACATCATCAACTATTCACGAAACAGTTACCAAAATCAGCGACTGTCAACTCACGACCAGCTTTCACTGACTGCCAATGTGTCCATCGCAAAACTTAGTGAAGTGTGTGATGAATGGCGTGACTACGACGTCATTGCTGTTGACAATGGCCAATTCTTCCCTGATGTTGTGGGTTTCTGTGCACGCGCAGCCAATGAGGGGAAGACTGTCATTGTGTCAGCACTCGATGTAGACTGCCGAGAAACTCCTTTTGATGAGGTTTGCCGTCTTGTTCCCCGTGCAGAATCAGTGTTGAAACTCAGTGCCGTATGCATGAAATGTCATGAGCACGATGCTTTCTTAACGTATCGCACCATCGAGAGCAACGAGCGTGAACTATATGGTGGAGCCGACATGTACTTGGCTGTGTGCAGGTGGTGTTACAAACAACTTACCATGAGCCACGTTGATGCGCAGAAGACATCTGCTTCCACAGCTGCAGTTGTGCCAAATGGTGCACACGGTCGCATTGAACTCATCATTGGCCCCATGTTCGCTGGTAAAACAACAGAACTGATGAGACGTGTCCAGCGACACAAGCACGCTCAAAGATCATGTTACATCATCAAGTACACTGGGGACACACGCTACAGTGAAGGTGCTATAACTTCTCACGACCAGCGTGCACTGACTGCCAATGTGTCGGTCTCTAATTTACATGACGTGGGTGATGAGTGGCGTAAATACGATGTGATCGCGGTGGATGAGGGCCAATTTTTTCCTGATGTGGCCGCGTTCTGTTCCAAGGCTGCCGATTCGGGGAAGGTTGTAATTGTGTCAGCACTTGATGCCGATTACCTACAAGAGCCATTTGAAGAAATTTGCCTTCTTGTTTCCCGTGCTGATTCTGTTGTGAAACTTAGTGCCGTGTGTATGGAGTGTCACAATCGCAAAGCATCTTTTACATATCGTACTGTGAAGAGTGATGAGCGCAAACTTGTCGGTGGTAGTGATATGTACATGTCAGTTTGCAGATCATGTTACGAAACTAAAAGGAATATGGTGCAAACTGAAAAGTACATTTACAGTTGTGTTGGGATCAATGAAGGGAGTTACTCGGAATGTTCCCCCGGGCCAAGCGAGCGCAGTTCAGCAGGAACCTCCGGCGTCCAAACTTCCGTCAAGGTGGATGAGCAGAACTGCACTGAACCGAACACAGAAGCTAAAAAAATGCCtctgaagagaaaaagaaatcaaatgGCCGTTGATACTACTTAGTGCCAGGTGTACTATTGCGCAACGTATTGTGCCATTTTTCTGATCTTCAAATTATTAGAGTTGTTGGTAAAACAGCGTTGCTGAccacttaaaaaaaaaaaaagtatacatAAATAGTGGttctttccactgtttcCCGGGATCCTCCtctatttaaaaaaaaaaaatttggtTCGTTACTTTTCCCGAGGTAGACGTGTAAAATGTTTTAATGCGGCGCATACACAAGGAGAAAAGATGCTTATGTGGTCACGTTTACTGTGCTGTGCTCGCCAAGGCTTGTAGTACGCAAGGCACAATTTTCGAAACGCGGTATGTTTTCCTTATGTGCACCATCTtaagttgctgctgccgctgtttcCTTAAACTTTCAGGGCATGCATCCGCCACCATTAAGCATGTTTAAACCATTGCCTGTTAgttgggtttttttttccacataACAAACATTAACCTTATCGTAGCCGTACACCTTTGGGGATGCGGCGAGCAACAGCCATCGACGTGGCAGAAGCTGTCGCCGCTTAGAAGAACATTCACACGAACCTGAAGGAAAACATAATACGCGTTTAGGTTTCAACTCGTGAGACGCGGTTCGCCACAGGGAAACGGTCGTACGAGCATAGAATTGCTTTTATAGAAATCGGGAAATTAGGAGGGGAGAATTAAGAGATTAGACGTGTTTGAGGGACTATGGTGTTTTCTTGTTAAAGTGGTGAAACGCTTGTCAAGGTGGACCTTGTGTTTCCTTACCTCTGTTTGTTattgacttttttttcctttttcgtcGACCCAACTGCCTGCTAACCTGTGATCTTTGGTCCACCGCCTGTTTGTGCACTATAGATTACCGTTGTGGTATTCCTCTCTGTGCTTCGGACTGCTTCCTCTTTTTaacctgtttcttttttccatttatAATAACGACGACAATAGTCCTTTAAGTAGAGGTCCAACCACTGCCATACGCACCAGCGGTTACGGTGTAGGTGTGCAATTAATTTTTCGCATAGAAGCTTCGCTACGGCAGGCAATTCCCTCCGTGCCAACTGTTATTAAAGAGTAGAATCacaggaggaagaaatgttGCACAAACCATGTGTACAGGTGGTTATGCGGTTCCGCCCAAACCCTGGGGTTGCTTCTCCTTTTTACTCCACAGATGACACGGGTGCACCATGGCTTACGTACGATGAGCGTACCGTTCGTGTCGTGGAACGCGATCCGCCGATGGACCGGAAACGCGTGGAACCCAATGGGGGCCCTTGCGGTGACAGCAATGACCCCCCAGTTTCAAAAGCGCTCGTTCCAGCGCCTGTAACGAGCTACACGTTTGATGCAGTGCTCTCCGATACATCAACCCAGCGCGACGTGCACAAATGTATTGGGGAACCTGTGATCGGTAATGTGCTGAAGGGTTACAATGCTACAATATTTTCCTATGGGCAAACAGGGAGTGGGAAGACGTATACGATGCTGGGCCCCTACGGGGGGTTGGCTGATGCTTTCTTCGAAGATAGTCCGTTCTATGGCGAGCGAGGGCTCGTACCGCGAGTAGTGGAGGAGTTGTTTAATCGTTTGAATACCATGAAATCGGAGGAGTACACGTGGCGGGTCAAGACACAAATGTTTGAGATATACAGGGAAAATATTGTCGACTTGCTTATCGAAGGAGACCAACAACCTCAGACAGAGTATCGCATAAGGGAAGGCAAAAACAGTCAAGGTAGTTTTTGTATGTACGTTGACTCTCTAAAGGAGGTTGAATGCCGTACCGCCGCTGATTTCATGGATATACTGCAGAGGGGTGTGGCGAGCAGGCACACACGTGAAACGGGAACAAATGACCGCTCTAGTAGAAGTCATTGCCTGCTCTGCTTATTTGTGGAGCTGAAGCACAATGAAGATTACAGTATGTGGACAGAAAGCAGGCTTAACTTCGTCGACCTTGCAGGCAGTGAACGAGTTGCGACCTCTCAAGCGGAGGGAGAGACCTTAAAAGAAACTCAATACATTAATCTCTCTCTTTCACTTCTAGGAAATGTTATCCACCGCCTTGCCGGCGGTAACACTGGACACATTCCCTATCGCGATACGAAACTGACACGAGTGTTGAAGGATTCACTCGGTGGTAATTCACTGACCACTCTGCTATGTCACGGCACAACCGAAGCTGCAACAAAGACTCAAACAATTAATACACTTCGATTTGCCCAAAAGGCACTTCGAATAAAAACACGTGCTGTCGTCAACAAACCATCGAAAACAACGatcaaacaacaacagcaggagTTCTACAAggaacacacaaaacagttggaaaaacaaataagagTTTTGCAAGAAATTATTAGAAGCCGGGAAAACACGGAAGGTGAAAATTCTATGTGCACAAAATGTGAGAGCATGAGTGCTGCGATCGCGTcattaacaaaagaaattgaaaGACTTCAGAAAGAACTTATAGCAAGAGAAGAACAGCTACAGCAAACGCAGGAAACAGGAGACTACTACAAAAAGAACTGCGAAACCCTCGAAAACGAACTAGCAAAACTGACAGAGGAGCAAGAAGCAAACGACGCAAGGCACATCGAAGCATACACAATTcttgaagaagaaagtgagaACCTCAGGGCTGAAATTGAAGCGCTACAAAAGCAATTAGCAGAGAAGCCACACAAGGACGCATCCAACTCCGAAgctctttccaacaaaaataatacgcgaaaaaataattataatgaTTATAAAAACCGCGCTACTATGACAGATCGTCGAACACACTCAAATTGTTGCACAATGACTGACCCTGTTGCAATTGTTATGCCTGATGTCatggaggatatgcaacgccgtctaacaaaggaacttatcAATTGTGGCACAATGACGGATATTCGTTCACACTCAAATTGTTGCACAATGACTGACCCTGTTGCAATTGTTATGCCTGATGTCatggaggatatgcaacgccgtctaacaaaggaacttatcAATTGTGGCACAATGACGGATATCCGTTCACACTCAAATTGTTGCACAATGACTGACCCTGTTGCAATTGTTATGCCTGATGTCatggaggatatgcaacgccgtctaacaaaggaacttatcAATTGTGGGACAATGACCGATATCCGTTCACACTCAAATTGTTGCACAATGACTGACCCTGTTGCAATTGTCATGCCTGATGTCatggaggatatgcaacgccgtctaacaaaggaacttatcAATTGTGGAACAATGACGGATATCCGTTCACACTCAAATTGTTGCATAATGACTGACCCTGTTGCAATTGTTATGCCTGATGTCatggaggatatgcaacgCCGTCTAACAAAGGAGCTTATCAACTGTGGTACGATGACAGATGGCACCATCTCCACTAACCGCGCTACTATGACAGATCGTCGAACACACTCAAATTGTTGCATAATGACTGACCCTGTTGCAATTGTTATGCCTGATGTCatggaggatatgcaacgCCGTCTAACAAAGGAGCTTATCAATTGTGGAACAATGACAGATGGCACCATCTCCACTAACCGCGCTACTATGACAGATCGTCGAACACACTCAAATTGTTGCATAATGACTGACCCTGTTGCAATTGTTATGCCTGATGTCatggaggatatgcaacgCCGTCTAACAAAGGAGCTTATCAACTGTGGTACGATGACAGATGGCACCATCTCCACTAACCGCGCTACTATGACAGATCGTCGAACACACTCAAATTGTTGCACAATGACTGACCCTGTTGCAATTGTCATGCCTGATGTCatggaggatatgcaacgCCGTGATACAAAGGAGCTTATCAACTGTGGTACAATGACGGATCTTCGTTCACACTCAAATTGTGGCACAATGACTGACCCTGTTGCAATTGTTATGCCTGATGTCatggaggatatgcaacgCCGTCTAACAAAGGAATTTATCAATTGTGGAACAATGACGGATATCCGTTCACACTCAAATTGTTGCACAATGACTGACCCTGTTGCAATTGTTATGCCTGATGTCatggaggatatgcaacgCCGTCTAACAAAGGAGCTTATCAACTGTGGTACGATGACAGATGGCACCATCTCCACTAACCGCGCTACTATGACAGATCGTCGAACACACTCAAATTGTTGCATAATGACTGACCCTGTTGCAATTGTTATGCCTGATGTCatggaggatatgcaacgCCGTCTAACAAAGGAGCTTATCAACTGTGGTACGATGACAGATGGCACCATCTCCACTAACCGCGCTACTATGACAGATCGTCGAACACACTCAAATTGTTGCACAATGACTGACCCTGTTGCAATTGTCATGCCTGATGTCatggaggatatgcaacgCCGTCTAACAAAGGAGCTTATCAACTGTGGTACAATGACGGATATCCGTTCACA
This region of Trypanosoma brucei gambiense DAL972 chromosome 10, complete sequence genomic DNA includes:
- a CDS encoding thymidine kinase, putative → MHDGDGNIELIIGPMFAGKTTELMRRVQRHKHAQRSCYIINYSRNSYQNQRLSTHDQLSLTANVSIAKLSEVCDEWRDYDVIAVDNGQFFPDVVGFCARAANEGKTVIVSALDVDCRETPFDEVCRLVPRAESVLKLSAVCMKCHEHDAFLTYRTIESNERELYGGADMYLAVCRWCYKQLTMSHVDAQKTSASTAAVVPNGAHGRIELIIGPMFAGKTTELMRRVQRHKHAQRSCYIIKYTGDTRYSEGAITSHDQRALTANVSVSNLHDVGDEWRKYDVIAVDEGQFFPDVAAFCSKAADSGKVVIVSALDADYLQEPFEEICLLVSRADSVVKLSAVCMECHNRKASFTYRTVKSDERKLVGGSDMYMSVCRSCYETKRNMVQTEKYIYSCVGINEGSYSECSPGPSERSSAGTSGVQTSVKVDEQNCTEPNTEAKKMPLKRKRNQMAVDTT
- a CDS encoding kinesin, putative, (fragment); protein product: MLHKPCVQVVMRFRPNPGVASPFYSTDDTGAPWLTYDERTVRVVERDPPMDRKRVEPNGGPCGDSNDPPVSKALVPAPVTSYTFDAVLSDTSTQRDVHKCIGEPVIGNVLKGYNATIFSYGQTGSGKTYTMLGPYGGLADAFFEDSPFYGERGLVPRVVEELFNRLNTMKSEEYTWRVKTQMFEIYRENIVDLLIEGDQQPQTEYRIREGKNSQGSFCMYVDSLKEVECRTAADFMDILQRGVASRHTRETGTNDRSSRSHCLLCLFVELKHNEDYSMWTESRLNFVDLAGSERVATSQAEGETLKETQYINLSLSLLGNVIHRLAGGNTGHIPYRDTKLTRVLKDSLGGNSLTTLLCHGTTEAATKTQTINTLRFAQKALRIKTRAVVNKPSKTTIKQQQQEFYKEHTKQLEKQIRVLQEIIRSRENTEGENSMCTKCESMSAAIASLTKEIERLQKELIAREEQLQQTQETGDYYKKNCETLENELAKLTEEQEANDARHIEAYTILEEESENLRAEIEALQKQLAEKPHKDASNSEALSNKNNTRKNNYNDYKNRATMTDRRTHSNCCTMTDPVAIVMPDVMEDMQRRLTKELINCGTMTDIRSHSNCCTMTDPVAIVMPDVMEDMQRRLTKELINCGTMTDIRSHSNCCTMTDPVAIVMPDVMEDMQRRLTKELINCGTMTDIRSHSNCCTMTDPVAIVMPDVMEDMQRRLTKELINCGTMTDIRSHSNCCIMTDPVAIVMPDVMEDMQRRLTKELINCGTMTDGTISTNRATMTDRRTHSNCCIMTDPVAIVMPDVMEDMQRRLTKELINCGTMTDGTISTNRATMTDRRTHSNCCIMTDPVAIVMPDVMEDMQRRLTKELINCGTMTDGTISTNRATMTDRRTHSNCCTMTDPVAIVMPDVMEDMQRRDTKELINCGTMTDLRSHSNCGTMTDPVAIVMPDVMEDMQRRLTKEFINCGTMTDIRSHSNCCTMTDPVAIVMPDVMEDMQRRLTKELINCGTMTDGTISTNRATMTDRRTHSNCCIMTDPVAIVMPDVMEDMQRRLTKELINCGTMTDGTISTNRATMTDRRTHSNCCTMTDPVAIVMPDVMEDMQRRLTKELINCGTMTDIRSHSNCCTMTDPVAIVMPDVMEDMQRRLTKELINCGTMTDIRSHSNCCTMTDPVAIVMPDVMEDMQRRLTKELINCGTMTDIRSHSNCCTMTDPVAIVMPDVMEDMQRRLTKELINCGTMTDIRSHSNCCTMTDPVAIVMPDVMEDMQRRLTKELINCGTMTDIRSHSNCCTMTDPVAIVMPDVMEDMQRRLTKELINCGTMTDIRSHSNCCTMTDPVAIVMPDVMEDMQRRLTKELINCGTMTDIRSHSNCCIMTDPVAIVMPDVMEDMQRRLTKELINCGTMTDGTISTNRGTMTDRRTHSNCCTMTDPVAIVMPDVMEDMQRRLTKELINCGTMTDGTVFINCGTMTDRRTHSNCCTMTDPVAIVMPDVMEDMQRRLTKELINCGTMTDIRSHSNCCTMTDPVAIVMPDVMEDMQRRLTKELINCGTMTDIRSHSNCCTMTDPVAIVMPDVMEDMQRRLTKELINCGTMTDGTISTNRATMTDRRTHSNCCTMTDPVAIVMPDVMEDMQRRLTKELINCGTMTDIRSHSNCCTMTDPVAIVMPDVMEDMQRRLTKELINCGTMTDIRSHSNCCTMTDPVAIVMPDVMEDMQRRLTKELINCGTMTDGTVSTNRATMTEVCRQSNSLDRRVSCVSGTAENVSLSGETFCRNTSVNTRECSYIARNTIFASSVVSSFVPVIGEGQFEWWCLDDVYAHALLFSYCNPRDVGINIGLFDDCDDKVLLQSLGVVHRTLGSIRADYDGSVVSVIRRFLVQQRGALAGDGALEGCVPCEALFEGLISARNALLVEPMVSNSSTVKGEDRVCHGDGEGALDSCLYAHLQVAMTAVFSIARERGGYLSDIFASVKV